The Bernardetia litoralis DSM 6794 genome includes a window with the following:
- a CDS encoding cytochrome C oxidase subunit IV family protein, which yields MAHVDSSLSPKEQRTKNIKKIWMVAGILALVTAIEYVIAFAIDPSIYRNVVFILLTLVKAGYIVAEFMHLKHEAKYLIFAILVPIIFVCWFMLAMLIEGTTIFGIRFPELVM from the coding sequence ATGGCTCACGTAGATTCATCACTTAGCCCAAAAGAACAACGAACTAAGAATATCAAGAAAATTTGGATGGTAGCAGGTATTTTAGCACTTGTTACAGCAATAGAATATGTAATTGCTTTCGCTATCGATCCAAGTATATATAGAAATGTCGTTTTTATTTTACTTACACTCGTGAAGGCTGGCTATATTGTAGCTGAGTTTATGCACTTAAAACACGAAGCAAAATATCTTATTTTTGCTATTTTAGTTCCTATTATTTTTGTTTGTTGGTTTATGTTAGCAATGCTTATTGAAGGAACTACTATATTTGGTATTCGTTTTCCAGAATTAGTAATGTAA
- a CDS encoding DUF420 domain-containing protein, whose protein sequence is MNTTIPSNTQPTTNPTMKWTIGILSVVVPLLVAILLSLNNESKIDFGFNTRILPHINAVFNSITSLCLIAGFFAIKNKNIKLHRGLMMTAFTLSSLFLISYVIYHASVPSTKFGQEGLIYGIYLFILISHILLSIVVVPLVLWAIYFAWTGRIESHKKIVKWTFPIWTYVAITGVIVYFMISPYYQPL, encoded by the coding sequence ATGAATACAACTATTCCCTCAAATACTCAACCCACAACAAACCCAACAATGAAATGGACAATCGGTATTTTATCTGTTGTTGTTCCTTTGCTTGTTGCTATTTTACTTTCTCTCAATAATGAAAGTAAAATTGATTTTGGCTTTAATACTCGTATTTTGCCTCATATCAATGCCGTTTTTAATTCTATTACTTCGCTTTGCTTAATTGCTGGTTTTTTTGCTATCAAAAACAAAAATATAAAACTGCATAGAGGACTTATGATGACAGCTTTTACTTTGTCTTCACTGTTTTTGATTTCCTATGTGATTTATCATGCTTCTGTTCCCTCTACAAAATTTGGTCAAGAAGGTTTGATTTATGGAATTTATTTATTTATTCTCATAAGTCATATTTTACTCTCTATTGTAGTTGTTCCTTTAGTCTTGTGGGCAATTTATTTTGCTTGGACAGGAAGAATTGAAAGTCATAAAAAAATAGTAAAATGGACATTTCCAATTTGGACGTATGTAGCTATTACAGGAGTTATAGTTTATTTTATGATAAGTCCATATTATCAACCGTTATAA
- a CDS encoding SCO family protein, giving the protein MLDQSEPTLKKKDYKNLIILLAILVLPAIFIFFLMTGETKHKTLPIMYSLRLPDFDPTFIKSSLGCEPNFEDSTHRTTPFSLTNQLGKTMTEKDFRGSIYVANFILTRCTQNICPKMASEMIRVQEAFKDNKDVKIISYSIDPTYDTPEILKEYAEKYNADNSKWFFLTGTEDQIFEQAKCSYFLPAQKNDTYVNIDHSERFVLVDKKGQIRGYYKGTELVDVDRLIHEIQVLQLEKE; this is encoded by the coding sequence ATGTTAGACCAATCAGAGCCTACTCTAAAGAAAAAAGATTATAAAAATTTAATTATTTTACTTGCTATTTTAGTTCTTCCTGCAATATTTATTTTCTTTTTAATGACTGGAGAAACAAAACATAAAACGCTTCCAATCATGTACAGCTTGCGTTTACCAGATTTTGACCCTACTTTCATAAAATCGTCTTTGGGTTGCGAGCCTAATTTTGAAGATTCTACACACCGAACAACTCCTTTTTCTCTTACCAATCAGTTGGGAAAAACAATGACTGAAAAAGATTTTAGAGGAAGTATTTATGTTGCCAATTTTATTCTTACTCGTTGTACGCAAAATATTTGTCCAAAAATGGCTTCTGAAATGATACGTGTACAAGAAGCATTCAAAGACAATAAAGATGTCAAAATAATATCTTATAGCATTGACCCAACGTATGATACACCAGAGATTTTGAAAGAATATGCAGAAAAATATAATGCTGATAATTCAAAATGGTTTTTCCTAACAGGAACTGAAGACCAAATTTTTGAGCAAGCAAAATGTAGCTATTTTCTACCTGCTCAAAAAAATGATACCTATGTAAATATAGACCATTCAGAGCGTTTTGTTTTGGTGGACAAAAAAGGACAAATTAGAGGCTATTACAAAGGAACTGAACTTGTCGATGTAGATAGACTTATCCACGAAATACAGGTTCTTCAATTAGAAAAAGAATAA
- a CDS encoding 7TM-DISM domain-containing protein, which translates to MPTFILTKPFLGVLFNLLFLNTLFFNIGFAQNTNSRLENSFSIEICDKNYYFLQEIENKPYFKETSLSELNKIEYKNRVWLKLNIKNSNKKFIDFNKNIDSIKVYHDNKIFLSGNLIARSEKQLPLSIAINAIQIPVYNQPFYIEIINSQNFPITTQLEILTESTFNHTYVETHQNTVQFQIFFQGMMWIILLYNLFLFLSSKEKVYLAYTIYIFGFSCFSLQNSGLLVDYFASEKPYFSLLFRMFALATIAAGFSAFIITFLPKILLTNFGNVFFIF; encoded by the coding sequence TTGCCTACTTTCATTTTGACTAAACCCTTTTTAGGTGTTTTATTTAATCTTTTATTTCTGAACACATTATTTTTTAATATAGGATTTGCACAAAACACAAATTCTAGATTAGAGAATAGTTTTTCTATTGAAATTTGTGACAAAAATTATTACTTTTTACAAGAAATAGAAAATAAACCGTATTTTAAAGAAACCTCCTTATCTGAATTAAATAAAATTGAATATAAAAATAGAGTTTGGCTAAAACTAAATATAAAAAACTCAAATAAAAAATTTATTGATTTCAATAAAAACATAGATTCAATAAAAGTCTATCACGATAACAAAATATTTTTATCTGGCAATTTGATAGCTCGTTCAGAAAAACAACTTCCTTTGAGTATTGCCATCAATGCCATTCAAATTCCTGTTTATAATCAGCCTTTTTATATAGAAATAATTAATAGTCAAAATTTTCCAATTACAACTCAATTAGAAATTTTAACAGAATCTACATTTAATCATACTTATGTTGAAACTCACCAAAATACTGTTCAGTTTCAGATATTTTTTCAAGGAATGATGTGGATTATCTTGCTTTATAATCTATTTTTATTTCTATCAAGTAAAGAGAAAGTTTATTTAGCTTATACTATTTATATTTTTGGCTTTTCATGTTTCTCTCTTCAAAACTCTGGACTTTTAGTTGATTATTTTGCTTCTGAAAAGCCTTATTTTTCACTTCTTTTCCGAATGTTTGCCTTAGCTACTATTGCTGCCGGATTTTCTGCTTTTATTATTACTTTTCTTCCCA